CCGGTCTGCTTCTTGAGCTCCTCGTATGTAACAAACAAGACCTTGTTCGGATTCTTGCGGCTTTCATACCAGTACTCCAACACATGATCCCAAAAGGGTCCACCAATAAACTTGCCTTGACAAAACGCTTCAACAGCTTTTTCAATAGGATAATCAGCGGTttcttgaggagcaagtttctTCCCAAAATGCCATAAGGAAACAAACACGTCCTTAGGGTTTCTACAACAATAGACAATCTTACAAGACGAGCTCTTAATGGAAACCGGCAGAGAGTGATGCGTTAAGTGCGTTTGCATGAGTCTTGGAGAAGGCAACTTGGAGAAACTGACATCTGGAGATACGCAGTAATCTCCTTCCAAGTAGGGCACGTGCGGATTGGTAGCTAGAAGTGGATGGTTACCAGAAACAGGAAACTTGTTTTGGTGaatgagagcaaagagaagagCTTTTAACCAAGTCGTACCTGATTTAGGAATGGTGGCGAGGATTATGTCAGAATCTTTGGCTTCAAAGTGTTTTTGGCAGTTCACGATTCCTTGTAACATAGCTTTTGTGTGCCAACTTCCTTCGTATTGATACATTTGACTGACCAACCAACCTTTCTCGCTTGGAAGAGAAGAAAGCAGATCTCTTGTTTCTTGTGTCAGATTTTCATCTCCCAAGTAAACAGGAACAGACGATGATGCCATTGTCTAGAGTATAGATAAATCTAGAAACAGTTAGAAACTATGATATGTTTTTCCTTAAGTCCATCTCATCGAAGTTGTGTGTCTTTATATACTTGCGATAAATCTTTTGGTCCTAAAAAATAGCCACAACCTTACTTGAAGAGCTAAGGAGAATCATATCTAAGTAAAAAGATGAGATTATTAACTTGTGGAGCAGAAGCAAGTACTGGATATGTTTGGATGTTGCAATGGAAAAGATGGAtctaaaaagttattaaaatttcTTCAAATAATGAAAGAGCCAAAAGTGTCTTCCTGTCTTATCATTCCCCAATCTATTTTTTGCCTAAAATGGGTTTTCTCAACTCCTTTCTTCTTTTGTCATCAAAATCTTATTGATAGTGAGATTGCATTCGGCTTTTTGGAAACCCGGCCTTACGTAAATTAACCAAAAGGAAAAACCGGTAAACGATAACCAAACGGAAAGCTCCTTGCCTTTGTCCTTTTACCTTAGGCTTAAAAAAGAGGCTTGGAAAGGCTTCTCCAACAATAAGGAAATTGATGGGCTCAACGAGATACGGTTATGACAATAAGGAAATTCGTAGATAGCTTTTAAAGACGAGCAATTTAGAATTCCCATGTACAGTGTACTGAAATGAgttcattaaaaacaatttcaaatcaACACTACATTtagaggtgttattggtttatatattttgattgatttagaaatccatatagtatttataaatccaagtaaaatatgcaaatccggaggttttctctcggatttgagtctttgtatttttaactagaaaatccaaacaaatccattcaaatccattacaaaatcaaatatattagtaaatccgtacgattgaataacacttgatttgatatagaatttatgaatcattaaaccaataacacctgattttaatacagatttgaaaatcatagaaccaataacactagatttagttcggattttcaaatccattaaaatataacaaccaataaatctctttctcttcagGCTTATTTTACTAAGGGCACTTCAAGGGCAGGTTCTTATTGGGTTTCATTGGGCTAGTAGATTGTATTAAAGTTGGGTTTTATGCCACTTTTgctactatatttttattttaatgcaagaaaaagttcaaaaaaaaaaaaaaacactacatTAAATCACTTGAAAACTATAATGCTACAACTcctaaaaatcattttaacgAAACCGAATAAACAAAGCTCACCcaagaaaatatatcaaattttaaaaccaaGAGCATAACAATGTCATATTTACCAGAATTTATTTTTGAGAACTCTAATCCGCTGCACGAGCATTTTAGCAAAGCTTCTAACTTAAAATTACAATGCAAACATAACAAAACACAACTAAACTCGTATGCAATTCTTTTTAGCAAAGCTTCTATCTTAAAATTACAATGCAAACATAACAAAACACAACTAAACTCGTATGcggttctttttctttttcaaaaaatagccttagaaaattaaaataaagcaTGGTTGGTAATATCTGTGAGTTATCTATAATTTAGACTCGTAAGTCGTAACCCAACTAAAATCAATGAACCTACTAATAACCCTCATCGTTTTATATGACTTGGCTTATTTGTTATTCATTATTTTgcgttaaaataaaattaaaacatttctgatttctctattttttttcggAAATCGGGAAtgatttttgtgttgtttttctGGAAAGCTCGATCAGACAAAGGAGTTATGATGATTACACGTCATGGGTCCATTTTAAACCACAcaatttgtttctgtttgttaTGTTGCTTTGGATAGATCGATCGGACAAGTGGGTTATGGGCATGGACAAATTGTGTTTAGAGCATTTCAAACTTCACTTCATCtcgaacaaatttttttttatcctatttagggattaataatttttttttcattctattttaaaataaaatatagagtgAATTAGAAATGAAATATGGAGCGAATTAGAAATGTTTTTAGAACATGTACACTGACGGGTAactataccaaaaaaaaagacacacaTCATGACAAcagtattttaaaattgaactagatctcgacccgtgcaaccgcacggatttttattttcatttatttttatataaaaattttgttttcaactCTAAATTggtatttattataatatatatatgtctatcaatttttaaaacataataagtttacggtatattttttcattgaatagattgtttcgcatgtatttgtatcttcttatatatatatatattttcagaatattatttcattattaaaatcgtaactatatatataaagattagtaaaatattgttttattgtcatattcaaaaatatttaacatttcacaaatttagaaagtttttaaaaaattaaacttttcgcttcatagattaatattatcgagtaaataattaaaatttagtttttctttaattttaaaataaattatatagtttaaaatttgttttcattggtttacgGTAGTAAAGATtcatcattgttagataatatgatttttgttatttaataaaaatctttataattttaaaagttaacatcgacaaatatttaaattattaacatatggaggtatactattacaacattaaattatatctatttaatttatactatcaataaatccaatggatcatctattgtttaaatctaattattgatagcccaataaaaatttcgggtatgcccaaaatttaaatgataagattagagattaaatgtaacatgactttataAGAATAAGTCAATtaagtctattttttttaaattacacatgaatcaaggtcgtgacttctattttaatatataaaatatttcaaaatctatatttattctaaatattttaaataaaatttatgttcgtaaaagtaaaaataatcttattaaaaaagtatacaatatattttcaattaatagtGTAAATCATTTAAATGTGACAATTTGAACTGATCAATGTTATAATTAGCCCAATGGGTCACTAATCTATTCTATTAGTTATTTAAGCCCAATATACAACTAatttaaatccaaaataaaaagCTAACAGATTTTTTTATGCAGAAACGTAATtatacaaaattagttataaataatcgaattgttttttcttgttaccCAACATTTAAACCACAACaccacatatattaaaaataacaccGCATATATGTTTAGTGTATTCTGAAAGCTATATTAAAATGCCACCATCTAAAGATCCGGTTGAGCAACCAAATATACAGTCAAATTCAAACAGAATCTAAACCAAACAATTATCCCAACACTTAAATCTAATTGCGTTACAAAATTAAAGTAATAATTTAACTAAACCAATGAACATAATATTCGGTGAATATAAGATTCGGGTGTTACAAATCGGTTAACATATTTTTAGGATACTATTAGTTACTGCAAAATATGTGTTTGTTAACCAATCCGGTTTTATAGGAGTCTATTATTGTATTaggaatgatatattattaaaccatattattagtaataaatgaatgataactgatttctagtgagggtccatttttaaaaatatcacacatgaatcaaggttgtaacttctcttttaatatataagatacacAGAAACGAATAAGAGTCAGCAGTCTATTTTTgtcatatattaaaacaattataatattatataagagATCAGTTGAGAAGTATAATGTTAATGTTGAAACTAAAACAGTTACTCACTTAGACAACAAAAATGGCTGATAAACAAATGACAGATtcttttactaaaaatataaaattgtataattttggCTTTTTCCTTTTAATTTGACGTTTCTATTTCGTATATTGAAAAGAGTATACCACCAAACATGGTATAAGGCGAGTGAGTTAAATGCATGCATTGGTATTATACTATTATTGCGTTCCTAATTTGAAACTAGGAAGAATGTTTGACGTCGTCTCATTTATATTAACAAAGACTGGTTCCATGCCTAGAGAAAAATTAGGATCCAAAACCCAATTCCAAAAGCAATAAAGTAGAATATTGGTTCACATTTTTGatacaaaagaaaacataaacatgataaaattattcataccaaatattaaattattaaacacggaaaattatactattataatcaaccaatgttaaaaataaataaacaaagaacCAGAATAACAACAAGCACAcagaaaatcaaaaacaaaaaaactcataagCTTGAAATCAACATTAAAGCAAAACAAAAGCACAGCAAGTTTCAAAGActgattcaacaaaaaaaattgagaccATTCTCGTGAGTGTAGATTTGTCTTCAGATTTAAGAAAAGTGAGAATTTCAGCATTTGACTATGTGTATGTTTAGAATAACTAGACTCGCCGTGGCAGAAACTCGTTTCCATCCATATGTactaatatgaattttttttgtgatgtCTACAAAGTGTTCGACAAAACgtcaaagaaaatattatctatactattaaagcagaatccctACTAGGATTCTGCCCTTAAATTTTCAAGGTATTTACAACTCTCTGCCATTAGttattttcctttaaaaaaataataataatttgtgaCTCCATTAATTTGACCAATCAAAAAGGAGTTTTTATCCCACTGTTtttagtgacaaaaaaaaatcccactgttttcaaaactcaaaacgaACATAAATTATAGTCCAACCATATTGCagcaattttttttcctaattgtACGCATCATTTATTTCCTAAACCTATTTCAACATTAATGCATTAAAGTTTTGCAatcaaaaatctatattatttaaggaaatatCATTACGAAAATATTCAGTTTACATCTGTCATCTGTGCAAGACTTTACCATAGACAAGATACAATATCTCACTTAAGTTGCAACTCCTACGAAAGTTCGGTTTCGTGTTTATACCAATTTCAGAACAATATATCTTCCTATAACATAGCTAAAGTTAGATCTGCCGTAAATGGGTTTATGACcttacaatatatacatatgaaATCTAATACATTTTATTGTCAGACGAAACTATGTAAATCATCTTTGCAAATGAGAATGTAAGTAAGAATCAGTtcagaaaaaaatgagaatacaaatattttatgtcTACTTATATACTCTTATACAATATGAATATATGATAAGAGAATACTATGACTCTTTTGttctaactattttaaatttggtATATCTAAcatgtaaaaagataaaagtTTCATGACTCATATGCAAGAAGGTTAattccgcgctttcaaagcacgggtcaaaatctagtatgtcCATTAAAATATGTCCACCATTTTCTGTCCACAAATTATTGTCTAGAAAACATGTACAGTATTTTGTATCCACAATCTTTCTCCACAAATCACAAAACTTTGTCTACACCTTAAGAAACTATTTATACATCTTTTATTGATTTTAGTTGTTATGTAGATTTAGTTAacgattttttttgtcaatagaAGATGTCTACCATTTGTTGTCCACAAAGacatatccacaaatatttagtttataattCATCGTTTATGATTTTTTCATCTTTAGTTTTTCATCCATGAATCGTTTTACACATTTACTATGTATCTACAAATTGTTGGTCCACAgagttttattaattaattacaacaCTATATTAAAATGGATGTTGAAATATAGTGGAGCAAGCCTCTATATAATGTTGTCCACGATTTCCATGTCCACGTCGTCACTATCCAAACTATCATTGTCCATGTCTCTCTTGTCCACACGCACACTTTGTTTTTTCATATCTAGGTATTTTGATTGATCTTTTATAACCTtttaattttacatttgtaACTCTATTAACTATTCTTAGACAAAAAACTCTGTTAACTACTCTCGTATGCTTAGGTATATCTTACTCGCTACCTCTTGTAGTTTACCTTGTATAGATTTCATATAAGGACATCgtggattgtttttgttttacgaATTTTTCAATTTACATCCAAAGAACTATTGACAATTATACAACATGTATGCACTCTCCTATCCATATTTTCTTATCCACACTTACCCAAACCAAATAATCCAATCCACATAGCTCATGTCCACACATCCTTTATCCACTCTTGACTTCTCTACGTTTTCTCTACCGTTACACACTTTTTTAGAACAAAGTATACAACTATTGTTCATCTTCAACATCTACACCgacatacaaaatataagaCAACTCTAATAGCACTGTTAGAATCAAAATCGAGAGAACCAAAACCATTTGAAAGactcacacacacacattcgtaaatatttttatgttcgttgaagaagaagaaaagaaagctaTTACTTATCTTTTAAAAACTCAAATCTTGATGAGTCATTATCAAACAATTGAAGTGTTGTACTGCCATTTTCTCAGCCATTGGATATGATTTATTAGCATCTCATCCAAGGGCTTAAAATAGACCCATTAATCGATAAGCCTACTTTCAGAGACAAATAAGTAACTGTTAACTAAACACCCACGCATGCTTGTTTCTCCACCAAATGAAGGTCATTATCGTTCACAACAGCGGCGTCCGTACACAAAAAGTGTGTCAAATATGGAATGTGTTTTCGTATGTAAACAAAAGACAGAATGTGTCTTTATATGTAACTCTCTCTAAATTCAGTTCATAGAAGATTAGATATAATTGCGAATATCTATGAGTTATCTATAAGTTAAGTTAGACTCATACCTGCTAATCACACTCATCATTTTAGATGATATAGACATGTGAAGTGTAGGGGTACACGGTACACGTCCTGCTTCATTTTAAACCACACAATT
The nucleotide sequence above comes from Brassica napus cultivar Da-Ae chromosome A9, Da-Ae, whole genome shotgun sequence. Encoded proteins:
- the LOC106426970 gene encoding cytosolic sulfotransferase 12-like: MASSSVPVYLGDENLTQETRDLLSSLPSEKGWLVSQMYQYEGSWHTKAMLQGIVNCQKHFEAKDSDIILATIPKSGTTWLKALLFALIHQNKFPVSGNHPLLATNPHVPYLEGDYCVSPDVSFSKLPSPRLMQTHLTHHSLPVSIKSSSCKIVYCCRNPKDVFVSLWHFGKKLAPQETADYPIEKAVEAFCQGKFIGGPFWDHVLEYWYESRKNPNKVLFVTYEELKKQTGDMVKRMAEFLGCGFTAEEEVSEIVKLCSFESLSSLEVNRQWKLPNGIETNAFFRKGETGGWRDTLSESLADVIDRTTEEKFGGSGLNYLLFF